A single window of Rhizobium indicum DNA harbors:
- the cysQ gene encoding 3'(2'),5'-bisphosphate nucleotidase CysQ, protein MLRTFEKAALEAGKAIITVLREGFPVAMKADASPVTIADEEAERIILAHLARDYPEIPVVAEESVAAGRVPDIAGRGFFLVDPLDGTREFVDGRQEFTVNIAYIENGAPVAGIVYAPALGLAFSGERGQAERLVVMDDFTVGARSAITVREQPDDRLALASLRHNSPETGSFLADHAIFKCTNIGSSLKFCLLAEGKADVYPRFTRTMEWDTAAGDAVLRAAGGSTVTLDGTPLTYGKTGTAADFDFANPNFISWGGRKRVLEPA, encoded by the coding sequence ATGCTGAGGACATTTGAAAAGGCGGCGCTCGAAGCCGGCAAGGCCATCATCACGGTCTTGCGCGAAGGCTTCCCCGTCGCCATGAAGGCGGATGCAAGTCCGGTCACGATCGCCGACGAGGAGGCCGAACGCATCATCCTCGCTCATCTCGCCAGAGATTATCCCGAAATACCGGTGGTGGCGGAAGAATCGGTCGCCGCCGGAAGAGTGCCCGACATTGCCGGGCGAGGCTTCTTCCTGGTCGACCCTCTCGACGGCACCCGTGAATTCGTCGACGGACGACAGGAATTCACCGTCAACATCGCCTATATCGAGAACGGCGCCCCGGTGGCCGGCATCGTTTATGCGCCGGCGCTGGGGCTTGCCTTCTCGGGAGAACGCGGCCAGGCCGAAAGGCTCGTCGTCATGGACGATTTCACGGTTGGCGCACGCAGCGCAATCACGGTGCGCGAACAGCCGGACGACAGGCTGGCGCTTGCAAGCCTTCGTCACAACAGCCCGGAGACCGGAAGCTTCCTCGCCGACCACGCGATCTTCAAATGCACCAATATCGGTTCCTCTCTGAAGTTCTGCCTGCTCGCCGAAGGCAAGGCGGACGTCTATCCGCGTTTCACCCGCACGATGGAATGGGACACAGCGGCTGGCGATGCGGTGCTGCGCGCCGCTGGCGGTTCGACGGTGACGCTGGACGGAACGCCGCTGACCTACGGCAAGACGGGAACGGCCGCCGATTTCGACTTCGCCAACCCGAACTTCATCTCCTGGGGCGGCAGGAAACGCGTCCTCGAACCGGCGTGA
- a CDS encoding sugar transferase, protein MSITELNNSISTESFRPSRRQQPSLKIQTPVIHSDAPQAPLVDLVLKRAFDIVSSLSALLVLAPFLLFVALLIKIDSPGPVLFKQTRWGKNCKAIKVYKFRSMRTDLCDVSGVAQTVMNDPRVTRVGAILRRTNVDELPQLLNVLLGHMSVVGPRCHAIGMRAGGVLYEELVPEYHQRHAMRPGMTGLAQMRGLRGPTDRPAKARARIASDLYYVGNFSILMDMRIIFGTVVSELTRGKGF, encoded by the coding sequence TTGAGCATCACGGAATTAAACAACAGCATTTCGACAGAGTCCTTCCGGCCGAGCCGCCGCCAGCAGCCGAGCCTGAAGATCCAGACCCCTGTTATCCACAGCGATGCGCCGCAGGCGCCGTTGGTGGATCTGGTCCTGAAGCGGGCGTTCGACATTGTTTCGTCGTTGAGCGCCCTCCTCGTCCTCGCCCCTTTCCTTCTGTTCGTCGCCCTGCTGATCAAGATCGACAGCCCAGGGCCGGTGCTCTTCAAGCAGACCCGCTGGGGCAAGAACTGCAAGGCCATCAAGGTCTACAAGTTCCGTTCCATGCGCACCGACCTCTGCGACGTCTCCGGCGTTGCCCAGACGGTGATGAATGATCCGCGCGTCACTCGCGTCGGTGCCATTCTGCGCCGCACGAATGTCGATGAGTTGCCGCAGCTGCTGAACGTACTGCTGGGCCACATGTCGGTCGTCGGCCCGCGCTGCCATGCGATCGGCATGCGCGCCGGCGGCGTGCTCTACGAAGAGCTCGTACCGGAATACCATCAGCGCCATGCGATGCGCCCCGGCATGACGGGTCTTGCCCAGATGCGCGGCCTGCGCGGTCCGACCGATCGTCCGGCCAAGGCGCGCGCCCGCATCGCCAGCGATCTCTACTACGTCGGGAATTTTTCGATCTTGATGGACATGCGCATCATTTTCGGAACCGTCGTGTCGGAGCTGACCCGCGGAAAAGGCTTCTAA